One Gloeobacter morelensis MG652769 DNA window includes the following coding sequences:
- the lnt gene encoding apolipoprotein N-acyltransferase — protein sequence MSRIALRRRREQAQRRRSVAGVLAAVGGGTVLGLAAPPTGWGVLVWVALVPFLVYLRAEHRPRAFLLGTLAGMVYYAILLRWLLGFHPLTWLGIDWWSSLGIALGAWLFVSASQAWVIGLWASLVVRTRLSGLRRVLFAVGLWVGLHWLWGRGETAFPWGTLAQSLAGDLWAVQTVALGGAHLLVGLAVAVNVLVAESWSTRRVGYATLAALLVASVQLYGWWQLTQPLPAGEPLRIGVIQGNIAQARKWTPDGRRTTIETYVRGYEALAAAGAQLVLTPETAFPFIWSREPEPAAPLVPEIQKRRVPVLLSAFERRADGQVATTLFALDGTARTISTFNKIHLVPFGEQIPLKAIIGPLVRKLSPVQQEVFAGSLAQRLQTPVGPVAAGICFDSAFAGGFRAQVAAGARLLVQSTNDAWYGPAMAPQHHALDTLRAVETGRYLVRASNNGTSAVVDPLGRTARITGWNVYAAFVEPVRLLEGTTLYVRWGDWFVPLSAALALVGLLAGRINTGRRVRINT from the coding sequence ATGAGCAGGATCGCCCTGCGCCGACGGCGGGAGCAAGCCCAGCGGCGGCGCTCCGTCGCGGGAGTGCTCGCGGCGGTTGGTGGCGGCACAGTCCTGGGTCTAGCCGCTCCGCCCACCGGCTGGGGGGTGCTCGTCTGGGTGGCCCTGGTGCCGTTTCTGGTCTACTTGCGCGCCGAGCACCGCCCCCGTGCTTTCTTGCTCGGAACCCTGGCGGGGATGGTCTACTACGCCATCTTGCTGCGCTGGCTGCTGGGATTTCATCCGCTCACCTGGCTGGGGATCGACTGGTGGTCCAGCCTCGGCATCGCCCTGGGGGCGTGGCTGTTCGTGAGCGCGAGTCAGGCCTGGGTGATCGGGCTTTGGGCGAGCCTGGTGGTCCGCACCCGCCTGAGCGGCCTGCGGCGGGTGCTCTTTGCCGTGGGCCTGTGGGTAGGATTGCACTGGCTTTGGGGCCGGGGGGAGACTGCCTTTCCCTGGGGGACGCTTGCCCAGAGCCTGGCAGGTGACCTGTGGGCCGTGCAAACGGTTGCGCTGGGAGGCGCGCACCTGCTGGTGGGATTGGCCGTCGCAGTCAATGTGCTGGTGGCCGAGAGCTGGAGCACGCGCCGCGTGGGCTACGCGACCCTTGCAGCGCTCCTGGTGGCCTCGGTGCAACTGTACGGATGGTGGCAACTCACCCAACCGCTGCCGGCAGGCGAGCCGTTGCGTATCGGTGTCATCCAGGGAAATATCGCCCAGGCGCGCAAGTGGACACCCGACGGTCGGCGCACGACCATCGAGACTTACGTGCGCGGCTACGAAGCACTGGCGGCGGCCGGGGCACAGCTGGTGCTCACCCCGGAGACGGCCTTTCCGTTTATCTGGTCGCGCGAACCGGAACCGGCGGCGCCGCTGGTCCCTGAGATCCAAAAGCGGCGGGTACCGGTGTTGCTCAGCGCCTTCGAGCGCCGCGCCGACGGCCAGGTGGCCACCACCCTGTTCGCCCTCGACGGTACCGCACGGACCATAAGCACCTTCAACAAGATCCACCTGGTGCCCTTTGGAGAGCAAATCCCCCTCAAGGCGATCATCGGGCCGCTGGTGCGCAAACTTTCCCCCGTTCAACAAGAAGTGTTCGCCGGCTCGCTGGCTCAACGCCTGCAGACACCGGTGGGTCCTGTCGCCGCCGGAATCTGCTTCGACTCGGCCTTTGCAGGCGGCTTTCGCGCCCAGGTGGCTGCCGGGGCACGCCTGCTGGTCCAATCGACCAACGACGCCTGGTACGGCCCGGCGATGGCCCCCCAGCACCACGCCCTCGACACGCTGCGGGCGGTAGAGACCGGCCGCTATCTGGTGCGCGCCTCCAACAACGGCACCAGTGCTGTCGTCGATCCGCTGGGCCGCACCGCGCGGATCACCGGCTGGAACGTTTACGCGGCCTTCGTCGAACCGGTCCGGCTGCTCGAGGGAACGACCCTTTACGTCCGCTGGGGCGACTGGTTTGTGCCGCTCAGCGCAGCGCTGGCGCTTGTGGGTCTGCTGGCCGGGCGGATCAACACCGGACGTCGAGTGCGCATTAATACTTAA
- a CDS encoding anti-sigma factor family protein produces the protein MDPHRFEQLSAYLDGELSTAEQQQIEQWLQADPAARKLYEDLLKLQRSSRALAAPALPPRLSDRVFDRLETRRRWLGGSLTTAAALLFAVVGYWWQSPDREPILTADSDIPGIAVARQPAPPLMEVAARSYLLEDRAPEDAYAILLEREEILLPNDH, from the coding sequence ATGGACCCGCATCGCTTCGAACAATTGAGCGCTTATCTGGACGGCGAACTGTCCACTGCCGAACAACAACAGATCGAGCAGTGGCTCCAGGCGGATCCGGCGGCCCGCAAACTCTACGAAGACCTGCTCAAACTGCAGCGCTCCAGCCGCGCATTGGCCGCCCCGGCTTTGCCGCCGCGGCTCTCCGACAGAGTGTTTGACCGCCTCGAGACCCGGCGGCGGTGGCTGGGCGGCTCGCTTACCACCGCCGCCGCCCTACTCTTCGCCGTGGTAGGGTACTGGTGGCAAAGTCCCGACCGCGAACCGATCCTCACTGCCGACTCCGATATTCCTGGAATCGCAGTCGCTCGTCAGCCTGCCCCACCCCTGATGGAGGTGGCTGCCCGCAGCTATCTGTTGGAGGATCGCGCTCCCGAGGATGCCTACGCCATTCTCCTCGAACGCGAGGAGATCTTGCTGCCGAACGATCACTGA
- a CDS encoding Uma2 family endonuclease → MGTAGVRWNVRDLEVMPCNEWTRYEVIDGELFVSRAPHRRHQQICVRIAEHLNRWSDATGSGESIVNPGIIFSDEDSVIPDVIWVSRERLIRLEDEAGHLSGAPELVVEVLSAGIDNERRDREAKLKLYSIHGVEEYWIVDRFTGQVQVFRRQDTQLVLISTLLTGDELTSPLLPGLRCAVEGLFR, encoded by the coding sequence ATGGGTACTGCTGGTGTCCGCTGGAATGTACGCGATCTGGAGGTCATGCCCTGCAACGAGTGGACCCGCTACGAGGTTATCGACGGAGAACTATTTGTGAGCCGGGCACCGCACCGCAGGCATCAGCAAATTTGTGTGCGCATCGCCGAGCACCTCAACCGTTGGTCCGACGCCACCGGTTCGGGAGAATCGATTGTCAACCCTGGGATCATCTTCTCCGACGAAGACAGCGTCATCCCCGACGTTATCTGGGTCAGCCGCGAGCGGCTGATACGACTGGAAGACGAGGCAGGCCACCTGAGCGGTGCGCCGGAATTGGTGGTCGAGGTGCTTTCAGCCGGTATCGACAACGAGCGCCGCGACCGAGAGGCAAAACTAAAGCTCTATTCAATTCATGGGGTCGAGGAGTACTGGATCGTCGATCGCTTTACTGGACAAGTGCAGGTGTTTCGCCGGCAGGACACTCAATTGGTTTTGATATCTACGCTTTTAACGGGCGACGAATTGACCTCGCCCCTGCTTCCAGGTCTGCGCTGCGCGGTCGAAGGGTTGTTTCGTTAG
- the sfsA gene encoding DNA/RNA nuclease SfsA, giving the protein MMSVLFEYPPLVRGILRRRYKRFFAEVELEDGQLVTAHCPNTGPMRAISTVGSPVYLSRSPDPARKLAYTWEMIDLNGTWVGVNTALPNRIVYRALVERVIAEVGTYRTIRREVPYGSENSRIDFLLTGDGQPLHLEVKSTTLNQGTLALFPDTVTTRGQKHLRELTRLCEQGTRAAMLYFINRGDCTAFSPGDSLDPLYGQLLRAGIERGLLVLPCRFEITPQSVRYLGTAPILLA; this is encoded by the coding sequence ATCATGAGTGTGCTTTTTGAGTACCCGCCCCTGGTGCGGGGGATCCTGCGCCGTCGCTACAAGCGATTTTTTGCCGAGGTCGAACTGGAGGACGGGCAACTGGTCACCGCCCACTGCCCGAACACCGGCCCGATGCGGGCCATCAGCACCGTCGGAAGCCCGGTATATCTGTCGCGCTCGCCGGATCCGGCCCGCAAGCTCGCCTACACCTGGGAGATGATCGATCTGAACGGCACCTGGGTCGGGGTGAATACGGCCCTTCCCAACCGCATCGTCTACCGGGCTCTGGTGGAGCGGGTGATTGCCGAGGTGGGCACTTACCGGACCATTCGCCGCGAAGTGCCCTACGGCAGCGAAAACAGCCGCATCGATTTTTTGCTCACCGGCGACGGGCAGCCCCTGCACCTGGAGGTCAAGAGCACTACCCTCAACCAGGGCACCCTCGCCCTGTTTCCAGATACGGTCACCACCCGCGGCCAGAAACACCTGCGCGAACTGACCCGCCTTTGTGAGCAGGGCACGCGGGCGGCGATGCTGTACTTTATCAACCGCGGCGACTGCACGGCCTTCAGCCCGGGCGATTCCCTCGATCCGCTCTACGGGCAACTGCTGCGCGCCGGTATCGAGCGCGGTCTGCTGGTATTGCCCTGCCGCTTTGAAATCACCCCCCAATCGGTGCGCTACCTGGGTACGGCCCCGATTCTGCTTGCCTGA
- a CDS encoding MBL fold metallo-hydrolase, producing the protein MENFAADRRIFADLLGFKPNRHTLGGASYLIVATPDNGLRGNWLIDCPAFSEENCTLLEGVGGIGAIFLTHRGAIGQVEEFCHHFRAAVRIHEQEAYLVKAREVEVRAFGGDCELDAGLLALWTPGHSPGSSCLLWQAHGGMLFSGRHLLPTSDGGAMPVRMGRTFHWPRQLASAERLGAYSYRHICPGAATGLLRSRRTIVLES; encoded by the coding sequence ATGGAAAATTTTGCCGCCGATCGCCGTATATTCGCCGATTTGCTCGGCTTCAAGCCCAATCGCCACACGTTGGGCGGGGCGAGCTATCTCATCGTCGCCACTCCCGACAACGGCCTGCGGGGCAACTGGCTGATCGATTGTCCCGCCTTTAGCGAAGAGAATTGCACCTTGCTCGAGGGGGTTGGGGGGATCGGGGCGATTTTTCTGACCCACCGGGGGGCCATAGGCCAGGTGGAGGAGTTCTGCCATCATTTTCGGGCGGCCGTGCGCATCCACGAACAGGAGGCTTATCTGGTCAAAGCCCGCGAGGTCGAAGTGCGCGCTTTTGGCGGCGACTGCGAACTGGACGCGGGGCTGTTGGCCCTCTGGACACCCGGCCACTCGCCCGGGTCCAGTTGCCTGCTTTGGCAGGCGCACGGTGGAATGCTCTTCAGCGGCCGCCATTTGCTGCCGACGAGCGATGGGGGGGCTATGCCCGTGCGGATGGGCCGTACCTTTCATTGGCCGCGGCAGCTGGCGAGCGCCGAGCGGCTGGGTGCCTACTCCTACCGCCATATCTGCCCCGGGGCGGCCACCGGATTGTTGCGCTCCCGGCGCACCATCGTCCTCGAATCATGA
- a CDS encoding carboxypeptidase-like regulatory domain-containing protein has translation MRLLPQWIWLAMLTAALPAWGAPEGQSSAPFKPFTAPPRPAPARAIQAGPPFKPVQTPSLSPAKPGSAPSAPGPTAVKSGTRQTQPLPGPAKPGPIQDKPLAAPALALPQPGKSPTIPFSRPASTAKPALAPAKPAATTPQSSPAGTAPGASAKPSSPMLKAEPKPVAVPVPKTLLPAKPTVQSAPKPDPGAPNPTPVLSPRAAAPVPTQATLLGQIRTEQGDPIAEATVSLGKHSARTDASGSYLIEKLTPGRWEVKIQHPLYTEKQTRIWLVEGLKTTLSLALPRSVARQEPTRVGLLGVGSLSATDTLAQRLAEELVRTGAFPKVGPLTFLQRDEVMPIVRKIDRPLHEILDRDRPDAALVKAFFEYAGVTALAIARVDMLTRNEGNASQLNSRSQIELWQLKDGRVEIRTLAEAGRSERQDSALSKAEADQLYAVQITQQADEVKNRWERDNPLAAFTADTQAPTTAQKTDTKVEIVPKNQPPAPSQPSPPTSETRKN, from the coding sequence ATGCGCCTTCTCCCTCAGTGGATCTGGCTTGCGATGCTCACTGCTGCGCTTCCCGCCTGGGGCGCCCCCGAGGGCCAATCGTCGGCCCCATTTAAGCCCTTTACTGCCCCGCCCCGCCCTGCCCCCGCCCGGGCGATCCAGGCCGGGCCTCCCTTCAAGCCGGTGCAGACGCCGTCGCTATCCCCGGCCAAGCCTGGCTCCGCGCCGAGCGCCCCCGGACCGACGGCGGTCAAATCCGGGACTCGTCAGACCCAACCCTTGCCCGGTCCGGCCAAACCCGGTCCCATCCAGGACAAACCGCTTGCCGCCCCGGCGCTCGCCCTGCCGCAACCCGGCAAATCCCCCACCATCCCGTTTTCCAGGCCGGCCTCCACAGCCAAGCCAGCTTTGGCTCCGGCTAAACCCGCCGCTACGACCCCACAATCGTCACCTGCCGGCACGGCACCAGGAGCGTCTGCCAAGCCTTCCTCCCCAATGCTCAAAGCCGAACCGAAACCCGTCGCTGTCCCGGTGCCAAAAACGTTGCTCCCGGCCAAACCGACCGTGCAGAGCGCACCAAAACCTGATCCGGGGGCGCCCAACCCGACACCCGTGCTCTCCCCCCGCGCTGCCGCCCCGGTACCCACCCAGGCCACGCTGCTCGGGCAAATCCGCACCGAGCAGGGTGACCCCATCGCCGAGGCGACGGTGAGCCTCGGTAAGCACTCCGCCCGCACCGATGCCAGCGGCAGTTATCTCATCGAAAAACTGACCCCCGGCCGCTGGGAGGTCAAGATTCAGCACCCGCTCTACACCGAGAAACAGACGCGCATCTGGCTGGTGGAGGGACTCAAGACCACCCTCTCCCTTGCGCTGCCCCGCTCGGTCGCCAGGCAGGAACCCACCCGGGTCGGCTTGCTTGGGGTCGGCTCGCTGTCCGCCACAGATACTCTCGCCCAGCGGCTTGCCGAGGAGCTGGTGCGCACGGGGGCTTTTCCCAAGGTGGGGCCGCTCACGTTTCTCCAGCGCGACGAGGTGATGCCCATCGTGCGCAAGATCGACCGGCCGCTCCATGAGATCCTCGATCGCGACCGGCCGGATGCGGCCCTGGTCAAAGCATTTTTTGAGTACGCCGGGGTGACGGCTCTGGCTATCGCCCGCGTCGATATGCTGACGCGCAACGAAGGGAACGCCAGCCAGCTCAATTCCCGCAGCCAAATCGAGCTGTGGCAGCTCAAGGACGGCCGCGTTGAGATCCGCACCCTAGCTGAGGCCGGCCGCTCCGAGCGCCAGGACAGTGCTCTGTCGAAGGCGGAAGCCGACCAGCTCTATGCCGTCCAGATTACCCAGCAGGCGGACGAAGTCAAAAACCGTTGGGAGCGGGACAATCCCCTCGCCGCGTTTACCGCCGACACCCAGGCGCCAACCACCGCTCAAAAAACCGACACCAAAGTCGAAATCGTGCCCAAAAATCAGCCTCCGGCTCCCTCCCAGCCATCGCCACCCACTTCTGAGACCCGCAAAAATTGA
- a CDS encoding sigma-70 family RNA polymerase sigma factor, whose protein sequence is MENSLPLPWPLVSAVKEPLCLHQLSNQELVVRCQHGFSPDRAAFAELMRRHQAHIDRLLYHLAPDWQDRSDLAQEVWIRVYRYVKRLKEPEKFRSWAGRIATNLFYDELRRRRRGWPPLSLDAPIQTKDGELDWELAAQSPGPDETLVTCEFYEHLRRAIAELPEAFRTTIVLREIEGMAYEEIAETLGISVGTVKSRIARARRRLQSQLNAYL, encoded by the coding sequence ATGGAAAACAGTCTGCCTCTGCCCTGGCCCCTCGTCTCCGCCGTCAAGGAGCCCCTCTGCCTGCACCAATTGAGCAACCAGGAACTGGTGGTGCGCTGCCAGCATGGGTTCAGCCCAGACCGGGCGGCCTTTGCCGAACTGATGCGCCGCCACCAGGCCCATATCGACCGATTGCTCTACCATCTGGCGCCTGACTGGCAGGACCGCTCGGACCTTGCCCAGGAGGTCTGGATTCGTGTCTACCGCTATGTCAAGCGCCTCAAAGAACCCGAAAAATTTCGCTCCTGGGCAGGCCGGATCGCCACCAACCTGTTCTACGACGAGTTGCGGCGGCGGCGGCGCGGCTGGCCGCCCCTATCGCTCGACGCACCCATCCAGACCAAGGACGGCGAACTGGACTGGGAGCTTGCCGCCCAGTCCCCCGGGCCGGATGAAACTCTGGTAACGTGTGAATTCTATGAGCACCTGCGGCGGGCAATAGCCGAGCTGCCGGAAGCCTTTCGGACCACCATCGTCCTTCGAGAAATCGAAGGGATGGCCTACGAAGAAATCGCCGAGACCCTGGGCATCTCCGTCGGTACCGTCAAGTCCCGCATCGCCCGGGCCCGGCGCCGTCTGCAGTCGCAACTGAACGCTTACCTGTAA
- a CDS encoding PAM68 family protein — translation MGKKSRTKREAALSGSPEAAARMSPAADNKLIIPKEINGRFLGRIVLFSGVPFALALSVQLIGATLIRAGYPLPSAVVLLVNLLFLGISVLGITYAILSASWNPQVPGSLLGIREFKENGGRLLAALQHEGQKRRVEKKS, via the coding sequence ATGGGCAAAAAAAGCCGCACCAAGCGCGAAGCGGCCCTTTCCGGCAGCCCCGAGGCTGCTGCTAGGATGTCCCCCGCCGCCGACAACAAGCTGATTATCCCCAAGGAGATCAACGGTCGCTTCCTGGGGCGGATTGTTCTGTTTTCGGGGGTGCCTTTTGCCCTGGCCCTGAGTGTGCAGTTGATCGGCGCCACCTTAATCCGCGCGGGCTATCCGCTTCCGAGCGCCGTGGTGCTGCTGGTGAATTTGTTGTTTTTGGGCATCAGCGTCTTGGGGATCACCTATGCCATCCTCTCGGCTTCGTGGAATCCTCAGGTACCCGGTAGCCTGCTGGGCATCAGAGAATTCAAAGAAAACGGTGGGCGGCTGCTTGCAGCCCTGCAACATGAAGGCCAGAAACGTCGAGTGGAGAAAAAATCTTGA
- the aroF gene encoding 3-deoxy-7-phosphoheptulonate synthase — MIVVLKPGAPQGVVDALVDQLRGWNLETQTIVGRENVVIGLIGDTSSLCDDRVQELSPFIDRVLRVKKRFKRASREFHPERTVVSVPTADGPIDIGGEGPLVCMAGPCSVESEAMILETARRVKQAGARILRGGPYKPRTSPYDFQGHGESALELLAAARTATGLAIVTEVMDTSDLEAIAEVADIVQIGARNMQNYSLLKKVGQQPKPVLLKRAFSATIDEWLLAAEYILAAGNPNVILCERGIRTFDRQYTRNTLDLAAVPVLRSITHLPVIVDPSHGTGLSQFVESCSKAAVAIGADGLMIEVHPDPARALSDGPQCLTPDEFDAAMANLASIALAVGRPLQTAVPAAVRS; from the coding sequence TTGATTGTCGTGCTTAAGCCGGGTGCCCCCCAAGGCGTGGTGGACGCCCTCGTCGACCAGTTGCGCGGCTGGAATCTGGAAACCCAGACTATCGTCGGGCGTGAGAACGTGGTGATCGGCCTGATTGGCGACACCAGCAGTCTCTGCGACGACCGCGTGCAGGAACTGAGTCCCTTCATCGACCGGGTTCTGCGGGTCAAAAAGCGCTTCAAGCGCGCCTCGCGCGAATTTCATCCCGAGCGCACCGTGGTGAGCGTTCCGACGGCGGACGGCCCGATCGACATCGGGGGTGAAGGACCTCTGGTGTGCATGGCGGGTCCCTGCTCGGTAGAATCCGAGGCGATGATTCTGGAGACGGCCCGCCGCGTCAAGCAAGCCGGTGCCCGGATCCTGCGTGGCGGTCCCTACAAACCGCGCACCTCGCCCTACGACTTTCAGGGCCACGGCGAATCGGCCCTCGAACTGCTGGCTGCCGCCCGTACTGCGACAGGACTGGCTATCGTCACCGAGGTGATGGACACCAGCGATCTCGAAGCCATTGCCGAGGTCGCCGATATCGTGCAAATCGGCGCGCGCAACATGCAGAATTATTCGCTGCTCAAAAAAGTCGGTCAGCAGCCCAAGCCGGTGCTGCTTAAACGGGCTTTCTCCGCCACCATCGACGAGTGGCTGCTCGCGGCGGAGTATATTTTGGCGGCGGGCAATCCGAATGTGATTCTCTGCGAGCGGGGTATACGCACTTTCGACCGCCAGTACACCCGCAACACCCTCGATCTGGCTGCCGTGCCGGTTCTGCGCAGCATTACCCACCTGCCGGTGATTGTCGATCCGAGCCACGGCACTGGCCTATCGCAATTTGTCGAATCGTGCAGCAAGGCAGCGGTCGCCATCGGCGCCGACGGCTTGATGATCGAAGTACACCCCGATCCGGCCCGCGCCCTTTCGGACGGTCCGCAGTGCCTGACGCCGGACGAGTTCGATGCTGCGATGGCGAACCTGGCTTCGATCGCCCTCGCGGTGGGTCGACCGCTACAAACGGCCGTCCCGGCCGCAGTGCGTTCTTGA
- a CDS encoding ABC transporter permease, with product MGESTSKNPKFLTLPGWLREWLARQTAYGPAIAVLIEIVVFSAIAPGFFTLENFINISLQTAIFGILAVGMTLVILTGGIDLSVGSVVALAGVSGAMVAQTGGLGMPAAILVGGGVGLFSGLLVAYFRVAPFVVTLAGLTIARGLAFLLTGGRSIGGLPPDFTFWGQKQLGLLPLPVLILVAVVAGGYFLLTRTVFGRQIYAIGGNAEASWLAGVPVQGVLVAVYLINGLLAGLAGGVLAARLGAGIPNSGQLYELEVIAAVVVGGTSLSGGRGGVLGSLLGALFIGTLGNGLNLLGVDPYLQKIVLGVVILAAVLVDSAGRRGQR from the coding sequence ATGGGCGAGAGCACGTCAAAAAACCCAAAATTCCTCACCCTGCCAGGTTGGTTGCGCGAATGGCTCGCCCGCCAGACTGCCTACGGCCCAGCCATCGCCGTACTAATCGAGATCGTCGTCTTCAGCGCCATCGCCCCGGGCTTTTTTACCCTTGAGAACTTCATCAACATTTCGCTGCAAACCGCCATCTTCGGCATCCTGGCGGTGGGAATGACCCTGGTGATCCTCACCGGCGGCATCGATCTGTCGGTGGGATCGGTGGTGGCCCTGGCCGGAGTCAGCGGCGCCATGGTCGCTCAAACGGGCGGACTCGGCATGCCCGCAGCCATCCTGGTAGGCGGTGGAGTCGGACTATTCAGTGGTTTATTGGTGGCCTACTTTCGGGTGGCTCCCTTTGTGGTCACCCTGGCCGGTCTCACCATCGCCCGCGGCCTCGCCTTTTTGCTCACCGGCGGCCGGTCGATCGGCGGCCTCCCCCCTGACTTCACCTTCTGGGGCCAAAAACAGCTCGGCTTACTGCCGCTGCCGGTGCTTATCTTGGTTGCGGTGGTGGCCGGAGGTTACTTTCTGCTCACCCGCACAGTCTTCGGCCGCCAGATCTACGCTATCGGTGGCAACGCCGAGGCGAGCTGGCTCGCTGGGGTGCCGGTGCAGGGGGTGCTGGTGGCGGTCTACCTCATCAACGGCTTACTCGCGGGGCTCGCAGGCGGGGTGCTCGCCGCCCGGCTCGGGGCCGGAATCCCCAATAGCGGCCAACTCTACGAATTAGAGGTGATCGCAGCGGTGGTAGTGGGGGGCACCAGTTTGAGCGGCGGCCGGGGGGGAGTACTCGGCAGCCTGCTGGGAGCACTGTTTATCGGCACCCTCGGTAACGGTCTCAATTTGCTGGGTGTCGATCCGTACTTGCAAAAGATTGTGCTGGGCGTCGTGATCCTGGCAGCTGTGCTCGTCGATAGCGCCGGACGGCGAGGACAAAGATGA
- a CDS encoding GNAT family N-acetyltransferase: MLLGVTVRAACRADVALVFELICELAAYEKLSHAVTGSAEELAAHLFGEHPFARVAIAEVEAEAAGFALYFFNYSTFLTRPGVYLEDLYVRAPLRHRGIGRLLLRHVAREAVAAGCGRVEWSVLDWNAPAIAFYRKMGAVILDDWRQCRLSGEALVRLGAP; encoded by the coding sequence GTGCTTTTGGGTGTGACTGTGCGGGCGGCCTGTCGAGCAGATGTAGCGCTCGTCTTTGAACTCATCTGCGAACTGGCTGCCTACGAAAAGCTATCCCACGCCGTGACCGGCAGTGCCGAGGAGCTGGCGGCGCATCTGTTTGGCGAACACCCTTTCGCCCGAGTGGCCATCGCTGAGGTCGAAGCGGAGGCGGCCGGTTTTGCGCTGTATTTTTTCAACTACTCGACTTTTCTCACCCGCCCCGGGGTCTACCTCGAAGATCTTTACGTGCGCGCGCCGCTCCGCCACCGGGGCATCGGGCGGCTACTGCTGCGCCATGTTGCCCGCGAAGCGGTAGCGGCGGGTTGCGGCCGGGTGGAGTGGAGCGTGCTCGACTGGAACGCCCCGGCCATCGCTTTCTACCGCAAGATGGGGGCTGTGATCCTCGACGACTGGCGCCAGTGCCGCCTGAGCGGTGAGGCGCTTGTGAGGTTGGGTGCGCCTTGA
- a CDS encoding DUF2854 domain-containing protein, with translation MSLAKKSPLLTLPTLLTGLGLLLFTLFVVGYILQTQPGLADLGANLSFVGLNYFLFPLVGGITLRFSEVKPSAVLAAPPVNIDAVRDAQATEIQKQVLSDISKRSYFKSRHMADALKRIGLSRRDEELPELLGYREEIVDGRYALVLRFDSLKVDRQRWEDRLPKFKTFFGKGVDARLNFFPEVAATEANELQVELHLISAA, from the coding sequence ATGAGTCTTGCCAAAAAATCGCCCCTCTTGACGTTGCCGACCCTGCTCACCGGGCTCGGTCTGCTGTTGTTCACTCTATTCGTGGTCGGCTACATTCTGCAGACCCAACCGGGGCTTGCGGATCTGGGGGCCAATTTGAGCTTTGTGGGCCTCAATTATTTTCTGTTTCCGCTAGTCGGGGGGATCACGCTGCGATTTTCGGAGGTCAAACCCTCAGCGGTGTTGGCTGCACCGCCCGTCAACATCGATGCGGTGCGCGACGCGCAGGCCACCGAGATTCAAAAGCAGGTGCTGTCGGATATCTCGAAGCGCAGCTACTTCAAGTCGCGCCACATGGCCGACGCCCTCAAGCGCATCGGACTTAGCCGCCGCGATGAAGAGTTGCCCGAGTTGCTGGGCTACCGCGAGGAAATTGTCGACGGCCGCTACGCCCTGGTGTTGCGCTTTGACTCGCTCAAAGTGGATCGCCAGCGTTGGGAGGACCGCCTGCCGAAGTTCAAAACTTTTTTCGGCAAGGGCGTCGATGCCCGTTTGAATTTTTTCCCCGAAGTTGCAGCAACCGAGGCAAACGAACTGCAAGTTGAATTGCACCTGATCAGTGCGGCGTAG
- a CDS encoding IS982 family transposase → MPSLEALFCHVDDFCQRFEPLWQQQLLDDGLRHRRRPRRLCLSEILTILIAFHQSAYRHFKAFYTEMVCAYWRSAFPGLVSYARFVEWMPSTLMPLSAYLRHCFGPCTGISFIDSTPLAVCHVRRVHAHKVFVGLAAWGKSSVGWFYGFKLHLVVNERGELLAMSVTAGNTDDRKPVPELLKDLHGKVFGDRGYISSKLGRQLREELGMALITKLRRKMTNRLMVMTDKLLLRKRGIIEAINDQLKNISQIEHTRHRSEVNFLVNLVCGLIAYCHKPNKPSVASDADQLNA, encoded by the coding sequence ATGCCCAGTCTAGAAGCGCTCTTTTGCCATGTCGATGACTTCTGCCAACGCTTCGAACCGCTCTGGCAGCAACAATTGCTCGACGATGGCCTGCGACACAGGCGACGGCCACGCCGACTCTGCCTCAGCGAAATCCTGACGATTCTGATTGCTTTTCACCAATCCGCCTACCGCCACTTCAAGGCCTTCTACACCGAAATGGTCTGCGCTTACTGGCGAAGCGCTTTTCCTGGACTGGTCAGCTACGCGCGCTTCGTCGAGTGGATGCCCTCTACCCTTATGCCGCTCAGTGCCTACCTGCGCCACTGTTTTGGCCCCTGCACCGGCATCAGTTTTATCGATTCGACTCCACTTGCCGTCTGCCATGTGCGCCGCGTCCACGCCCACAAAGTCTTTGTCGGTCTGGCCGCCTGGGGCAAAAGCTCGGTGGGCTGGTTTTACGGCTTCAAGCTGCACTTGGTGGTCAATGAGCGCGGCGAATTGCTGGCGATGAGCGTGACGGCTGGGAACACTGACGATCGCAAGCCTGTGCCTGAACTGCTCAAAGACTTGCACGGCAAAGTGTTTGGCGACCGCGGCTACATCAGCAGCAAGCTTGGCAGGCAATTGCGCGAGGAGCTGGGCATGGCGCTGATCACCAAGTTGCGGCGCAAGATGACCAATCGGCTGATGGTGATGACGGACAAACTGCTGTTGCGCAAGCGCGGGATCATCGAAGCAATCAATGACCAGTTGAAGAACATTTCGCAGATAGAGCACACCCGCCATCGCAGCGAAGTGAATTTTTTGGTGAACCTGGTGTGTGGGTTGATTGCCTACTGCCACAAACCGAACAAGCCGTCGGTGGCGTCTGATGCCGACCAGCTCAATGCTTAA